A genomic stretch from Anoplopoma fimbria isolate UVic2021 breed Golden Eagle Sablefish chromosome 8, Afim_UVic_2022, whole genome shotgun sequence includes:
- the fpgt gene encoding fucose-1-phosphate guanylyltransferase, translated as MSQECVIKLQLATREKIRKLNSLRAGEVQPGEFWDVVVVTAADENQREAYELQIREKADRRELPLGLHYKVFSDPPGCKIGNGGSTLYALQQLNEIYGKTLGKLRVILIHAGGFSQRLPSASALGKIFTAVPLGDPLYQMLELKLALYVDFPSHMKPGVLVTCADDIELYSTGDDESVRFDKPGFTALAHPSPLSIGTTHGVFVLDSNKKSTNSEMENVSCLRFLHKPSIDTMRNSGAVCKRQSGCFSLSDAEFVYTDSTYYVDFDTAKSLLNLLKELGPLDCEVDAYGDFLQALGPGATIDYTSNTANVTKEESSLVGIRQKIFHLLKGTPLNVILLNNSKFYHIGTTSEYLFHLAEDAALRSELGLLSSAFSLNMNENSGCCVMYSVLDPSCSVGAGSVVEYSRLGPGASVDGGCIVSSCWVSAGLSVPEGVFMHSLCVNYKLQTRFVTVVFGINDDLKRSVEAPAYMEELNLFGFSLAECLSRWGLKSEVLRFSGDASGCSLWNACLFPVCPDQQSSFSLSLEMLQAALSGSTFTLPKDTTLMSMQESLQCKNLEGMLKFRKGLYEDITQRKINNQR; from the exons ATGAGCCAAGAATGTGTCATAAAGTTACAACTTGCAACAAGAGAAAAGATCAGAAAACTCAACTCTCTGCGTG CTGGAGAGGTGCAGCCCGGGGAGTTTTGGGATGTGGTGGTTGTGACTGCTGCGGATGAGAACCAGAGAGAAGCTTACGAGCTGCAGATCAGAGAGAAGGCTGACAGGAGAGAGCTTCCCCTCGGACTTCACTACAAGGTCTTCTCTGATCCACCTGGATGTAAAATAG GGAATGGGGGCTCAACTCTGTATGCACTGCAGCAGCTGAATGAGATCTATGGGAAGACTCTGGGAAAGCTGAGAGTCATCCTCATCCATGCAG GAGGGTTTAGTCAGCGTCTGCCCAGCGCCAGCGCCTTGGGGAAGATCTTCACCGCCGTGCCGCTGGGCGACCCTCTCTACCAGATGCTGGAGCTCAAACTGGCCTTGTACGTGGATTTCCCGTCCCACATGAAGCCCGGCGTACTGGTGACCTGTGCGGACGACATAGAGCTCTACAGCACTGGAGACGATGAGAGTGTTCGGTTTGACAAACCGGGCTTCACAGCTTTGGCTCACCCGTCGCCGCTGTCTATCGGGACGACCCACggagtgtttgtgttggattCAAACAAAAAGTCGACTAACTCTGAAATGGAGAACGTTTCCTGTCTGCGCTTTCTGCACAAGCCGAGCATCGACACAATGCGAAACAGTGGAGCGGTTTGTAAAAGGCAGAgtggttgtttttctctctctgacgcAGAGTTTGTCTACACGGACAGCACCTATTATGTCGACTTTGATACTGCAAAGTCTCTTCTCAATCTGCTGAAGGAGCTGGGGCCTCTGGACTGTGAGGTGGACGCATACGGGGACTTCCTCCAAGCACTGGGCCCCGGAGCCACGATAGATTACACCAGCAACACTGCGAATGTCACCAAAGAGGAGAGCAGCCTGGTGGGAATACGCCAAAAGATCTTCCATCTTCTGAAAGGGACTCCCTTGAATGTCATTCTCCTGAATAACTCCAAGTTTTATCACATTGGAACCACATCAGAGTACCTCTTTCACCTCGCTGAGGATGCGGCGCTGAGGAGTGAGCTGGGTCTCCTGTCATCCGCCTTCagtttaaatatgaatgaaaactCAGGATGCTGCGTTATGTACAGCGTCTTAGATCCCAGTTGCTCTGTGGGAGCAGGATCGGTGGTGGAGTACTCCAGACTGGGACCAGGAGCTTCCGTAGATGGGGGCTGCATCGTCAGCAGCTGCTGGGTCAGTGCGGGCCTCTCAGTGCCTGAAGGAGTCTTCATGcattctctgtgtgtgaatTACAAGCTCCAAACCAGGTTCGTTACCGTCGTCTTTGGGATCAATGACGACCTGAAGCGCAGCGTGGAAGCCCCTGCATACATGGAGGAGCTGAATCTCTTTGGCTTCAGCCTGGCAGAGTGTCTGTCCCGCTGGGGGCTGAAAAGTGAAGTCCTGAGGTTCTCCGGCGACGCGTCCGGCTGTAGTTTGTGGAACGCTTGTTTGTTTCCGGTTTGCCCCGATCAACAaagctccttctctctgtctctggagaTGCTGCAGGCGGCCCTGAGTGGCTCTACGTTCACGTTACCCAAAGACACGACGCTGATGTCTATGCAAGAGTCCTTACAGTGTAAGAACCTGGAGGGGATGCTGAAGTTCAGGAAGGGACTGTATGAAGAcatcacacagagaaaaataaacaatcaaagaTAA
- the acot11b gene encoding acyl-coenzyme A thioesterase 11b — protein sequence MTSNGKYADSMQDPLFIEENEELYRNPTELKMSQIVLPCHANHRGELSVGQLLKWMDSTACLSAERHAGCSCITASVDDIHFEHTIGVGKVVNIIAKVNRAFTSSMEVGILVNCEDLYTDRQWKVCHAFATFVARRTEAGKVQLKQVLPRTQTEQMEYSLAAERRRMRLIHAEIITDLLSSSTAQLGECQEYKDAVQAERTRVESVELVLPPHANHQVSTFGGQIMAWMENVATIAASRLCNAHPTLRSIDMFHFRGPSHIGDRLVLKAIVNNSFKHSMEVGVCAEAYQGGEPLRHINSAFMTFEVLDGDRKPCTLPRIRPEPVDGKRRYQEAVARKKIRLDRKYIISCKQTEVPVSVPWDPSNQMYLSYNNVSALKLMDTRNNWVLTSEKNKVRLYTLEENHVLCFKVEMNVNVPAEQTFHLLSDLRRRKEWDRHYEECDVINQADEEDTLYRVATPSVSKGGKGKDFILLASRRKPCDASDPYLIALRSVTLPTHLPTEDYTRGEVLCAGFTIWEESSNVTKITYYNQATPGVLPYISTDIAGLSSSFSSTFSACSHFLEANKDSLAALPPSAL from the exons ATGACGTCAAACGGGAAATATGCAGACAGCATGCAGGACCCTCTGTTCATTGAGGAGAATGAGGAGTTGTACAGAAACCCCACCGAGTTGAAGATGAGTCAGATCGTGCTGCCATGCCACGCCAATCACCGTGGGGAGCTGAGCGTGGGACAGCTGCTGAAGTGGATGGACTCCACGGCCTGCTTGTCTG CTGAGAGACATGCAGGTTGTTCCTGTATCACTGCATCTGTGGACGACATCCATTTTGAACACACCATAGG GGTCGGAAAGGTCGTCAACATCATAGCAAAGGTCAACAGAGCCTTCACGTCCAGTATGGAG GTGGGCATATTGGTGAACTGTGAAGATCTTTACACCGACAGGCAGTGGAAGGTTTGCCATGCTTTCGCTACCTTTGTTGCCAGACGAACTGAAGCGGGGAAG GTACAGCTGAAGCAGGTGCTTCCTCGCACACAAACGGAGCAGATGGAGTACAGCCTGGCAGCAGAGCGGAGGAGGATGAGGCTCATCCATGCTGAGATCATTACAGACCTACTGAGCAGCAGCACAGCTCAGCTGG GAGAATGCCAGGAGTACAAGGACGCTGTGCAGGCTGAGCGGACACGGGTGGAGAGTGTGGAGCTGGTGCTTCCGCCACATGCCAACCATCAAGTCAGCACCTTTGGGGGCCAGATCATGGCCTGGATGGAGAATGTGGCCACAATTGCAGCAAG TCGCTTGTGTAACGCTCACCCGACCTTGAGGAGCATCGACATGTTCCATTTCCGTGGCCCGTCTCACATTGGGGACCGACTGGTACTGAAAGCCATCGTTAACAATTCCTTCAAGCACAG CATGGAGGTGGGAGTGTGTGCGGAGGCCTACCAGGGTGGAGAACCTCTGCGCCATATAAATAGTGCTTTCATGACCTTTGAGGTGCTGGACGGTGACAGGAAGCCGTGCACGCTACCACGGATACGACCTGAGCCTGTG GATGGGAAAAGACGTTATCAAGAAGCTGTTGCAAGAAAGAAGATTCGCCTTGATAG GAAATACATTATCTCCTGCAAGCAGACTGAGGTGCCCGTCTCTGTACCCTGGGATCCAAGTAACCAG atgtacCTGAGCTACAATAATGTATCAGCACTGAAACTAATGGATACCAGAAACAACTGGGTATTAACgtctgagaaaaacaag GTCAGACTGTACACACTGGAGGAAAACCACGTGCTGTGTTTCAAGGTGGAGATGAACGTCAACGTACCGGCAGAGCAGACGTTCCACCTGCTGTCGGacctgaggaggagaaaggagtgGGACCGGCACTATGA GGAGTGTGATGTGATCAACCAAGCAGACGAGGAGGACACTCTCTACCGCGTGGCTACACCGTCTGTTAGTAAAGGGGGCAAAGGCAAGGACTTTATCCTGCTGGCATCCAGGAGGAAACCATGTGACGCCAG TGACCCATATCTGATCGCTCTGCGTTCTGTCACTTTGCCCACCCACCTCCCCACTGAGGACTACACTAGAGGGGAGGTGCTGTGTGCTGGCTTCACCATCTGGGAAGAGTCCAGCAATGTCACCAAG atcACCTACTACAACCAGGCCACTCCGGGCGTCCTCCCCTACATCTCCACAGACATCGCTGGCTTGTCCTCCAGCTTTTCGAGCACCTTTTCTGCCTGCAGTCACTTCCTGGAGGCCAACAAGGACAGCCTGGCTGCTCTGCCACCCTCTGCACTGTGA